In Streptomyces capitiformicae, one genomic interval encodes:
- a CDS encoding HAD family hydrolase has product MTIKGVLFDFSGTLFRVESTESWLRAVLTDARLALPEPELLRTAEALERAGALPGGAFPVEPPTGEPGELWAVRDRSAEHHRAAYTGLSRRVTLPDPALHDALYDRHMTPPAWSPYPDAAEVLAALRERGVAIGVVSNIGWDLRPIFRAHGLDPYVGAYVLSYEHGIQKPDPRLFAIACEALGVDARDTLMVGDDRRADGGAAALGCGVHFVDHLPAAERPDGLRPVLDLIG; this is encoded by the coding sequence ATGACGATCAAAGGCGTGCTGTTCGACTTCTCCGGAACCCTCTTCCGCGTCGAGTCCACCGAGTCCTGGCTGCGCGCGGTGCTCACGGACGCCCGTCTCGCCCTGCCCGAGCCGGAGCTGCTCCGGACCGCCGAGGCCCTGGAGCGGGCGGGCGCGCTTCCCGGCGGGGCGTTCCCGGTGGAGCCGCCGACCGGCGAGCCGGGTGAGCTGTGGGCGGTCCGGGACCGGAGCGCCGAGCACCACCGGGCCGCGTACACGGGCCTCTCGCGCCGGGTGACTCTTCCCGACCCGGCGCTCCACGACGCGCTGTACGACCGCCATATGACGCCGCCCGCGTGGAGCCCCTACCCGGACGCCGCCGAAGTCCTCGCCGCCCTGCGGGAACGCGGGGTGGCCATCGGCGTGGTGAGCAACATCGGCTGGGACCTGCGCCCGATCTTCCGCGCCCATGGCCTCGACCCGTACGTGGGCGCGTACGTCCTGTCGTACGAGCACGGCATCCAGAAGCCGGACCCCCGGCTGTTCGCCATCGCCTGCGAGGCGCTCGGCGTCGACGCGCGGGACACACTGATGGTCGGCGACGACCGGCGCGCCGACGGCGGCGCGGCGGCCCTGGGGTGCGGGGTGCACTTCGTGGACCATCTGCCGGCGGCGGAGCGGCCGGACGGGCTGCGGCCGGTGCTGGACCTGATCGGCTGA
- a CDS encoding DUF305 domain-containing protein, with product MLVRRTFRTPLVTASLATALVLLTGCDSESGSDPDGDSTKAGGPAVIAPGKPGEAARTLSPSEAEKQRAEDDSPNSADFTYARMMIEHHTQALDMTELAPERAASTGVKRIAERISAAQEPEIKAMEGWLKNNDGGKQGTSHDHAEMPGMASEAQMKELGTLEGESFDQLFLKLMITHHEGAITMATDVKAQGNNILIEEMADDVIAQQTTEISRMRDLVE from the coding sequence GTGCTCGTCCGCCGCACGTTCCGCACACCGCTGGTCACGGCCTCGCTGGCGACCGCGCTTGTCCTGCTCACGGGGTGCGATTCGGAATCGGGATCGGACCCCGACGGCGATTCCACAAAAGCCGGCGGACCCGCGGTGATAGCCCCCGGGAAGCCCGGTGAGGCGGCCCGGACCCTCTCCCCCTCGGAGGCCGAGAAACAGCGCGCCGAGGACGATTCACCGAACTCGGCGGACTTCACTTACGCCCGCATGATGATCGAGCACCACACCCAGGCCCTGGACATGACCGAACTCGCCCCCGAACGGGCGGCGTCGACCGGGGTGAAGCGGATCGCCGAGCGGATCTCGGCCGCCCAGGAGCCCGAGATCAAGGCCATGGAGGGCTGGCTGAAGAACAACGACGGGGGGAAACAGGGCACTTCGCACGACCACGCGGAGATGCCCGGCATGGCGAGCGAGGCTCAGATGAAGGAACTCGGCACCCTCGAAGGGGAGTCTTTCGACCAGCTCTTCCTGAAGCTGATGATCACCCATCACGAGGGGGCGATCACCATGGCCACGGATGTGAAGGCACAGGGCAACAACATCCTGATCGAAGAGATGGCCGACGACGTGATCGCCCAGCAGACGACGGAGATCAGCCGGATGCGCGACCTCGTGGAGTAA
- a CDS encoding phosphatase PAP2 family protein, producing the protein MHTPTVDSPPHRPSADRTTRAAAAFAAPSVLLLVLVALSWGPLMWLDKSIADTAHRWAVEETGITHTFRILTDWVWDPVTMRLLCAAVAIWLVWRHREWWLAIWLAVTCAMGTAVQQGLKAAVGRERPAWPDPVDSAHYAAFPSGHAMTTTVVCGLLLYLLHLYGAGQTLVRTVLTVSAISAVGVGLTRIWLGVHWASDVVGGWLLGLLTVALAVLACEKWRSPARA; encoded by the coding sequence ATGCACACCCCCACCGTCGACTCGCCGCCCCACCGCCCGTCGGCCGACCGCACCACGCGCGCCGCCGCGGCGTTCGCGGCGCCCTCCGTTCTGCTGCTCGTCCTGGTCGCCCTCTCCTGGGGGCCACTGATGTGGCTGGACAAGAGCATCGCGGACACCGCACACAGATGGGCCGTCGAAGAAACGGGGATCACGCACACGTTCCGCATCCTGACCGACTGGGTCTGGGACCCCGTGACGATGCGTCTCCTCTGCGCGGCCGTCGCGATCTGGCTGGTGTGGCGGCACAGAGAATGGTGGCTCGCCATCTGGTTGGCGGTCACCTGCGCGATGGGCACGGCGGTCCAGCAGGGACTGAAGGCCGCCGTCGGCCGGGAGCGGCCCGCGTGGCCCGATCCCGTCGACTCCGCCCACTACGCCGCGTTCCCCTCGGGCCACGCCATGACGACCACGGTGGTCTGCGGTCTGCTGCTCTATCTCCTCCACCTGTACGGCGCCGGACAGACCCTCGTGCGTACGGTGCTGACGGTGTCCGCGATCTCCGCCGTGGGCGTCGGCCTGACCCGGATCTGGCTGGGCGTGCACTGGGCGTCCGACGTGGTCGGCGGCTGGCTGCTGGGCCTGCTGACGGTCGCGCTCGCGGTGCTCGCATGCGAGAAGTGGCGCAGCCCGGCGCGTGCTTGA
- a CDS encoding DUF6214 family protein, with the protein MSVRPAWKVREAGGATAWFTARLSFPDGARVEMLAVVSEGRLSLEDVRAQPPLSLDDLAELADWIEGPLFEACGAAPEPADASPYEHPSRARPARRARPVWPHGVEGRRLVAEEYLAAQRSGCDPVLAVMWATGHSRRRSLRLIAGARDAGLLTPRHARR; encoded by the coding sequence GTGTCCGTGCGGCCCGCGTGGAAGGTGCGGGAAGCGGGCGGTGCCACGGCATGGTTCACCGCCCGGCTGAGCTTCCCGGACGGGGCCAGGGTCGAGATGCTCGCCGTGGTGTCCGAGGGGCGTCTGTCCCTGGAGGACGTACGGGCCCAGCCGCCGCTGTCCCTCGACGACCTCGCGGAGCTCGCCGACTGGATCGAGGGTCCGCTCTTCGAGGCGTGCGGCGCGGCGCCCGAGCCGGCCGACGCGTCGCCGTACGAACACCCGTCGAGGGCCCGGCCCGCGCGCCGGGCCAGGCCCGTGTGGCCGCACGGCGTGGAGGGGCGGCGGCTGGTGGCCGAGGAGTATCTGGCGGCGCAGCGGTCCGGCTGCGACCCGGTGCTCGCGGTGATGTGGGCGACCGGGCACAGCCGCCGCCGGTCGCTCAGGCTGATCGCCGGGGCGCGGGACGCGGGCCTGCTGACGCCCCGCCACGCCCGGCGCTGA
- a CDS encoding DUF5134 domain-containing protein, with translation MHGPASFGWLLVALCALTGGYCLLRMRSAVEEQRRSAGDEALMGFGMAVMAVPAAAVAPPRWAWLAYTLVFGVAAVRALWTARTSPRHLHHLVGALAMVYMAAVMVASPGGGHGGTGPPLLTGVLLLYFAGYVLWAGARLIPVPVTAGVQVPAPRILGWGDRPELARACRLSMGIGMFAMLLTV, from the coding sequence ATGCACGGACCGGCTTCGTTCGGCTGGCTGCTGGTGGCGCTGTGCGCGCTGACCGGGGGCTACTGCCTGCTGCGGATGCGCAGCGCCGTCGAGGAGCAGCGCCGGTCCGCCGGCGACGAGGCGCTGATGGGCTTCGGCATGGCCGTGATGGCCGTCCCCGCCGCGGCCGTGGCGCCGCCGCGCTGGGCCTGGCTCGCGTACACCCTCGTGTTCGGTGTGGCCGCGGTGCGCGCGCTGTGGACGGCCCGCACGAGTCCGCGTCATCTGCATCACCTGGTGGGCGCGCTGGCGATGGTCTACATGGCCGCGGTGATGGTGGCCTCGCCCGGCGGCGGACATGGCGGCACGGGACCGCCCCTGCTCACGGGGGTTCTGCTGCTGTACTTCGCCGGCTATGTGCTGTGGGCGGGTGCCCGTCTCATCCCCGTGCCGGTCACGGCCGGCGTCCAGGTCCCGGCACCGCGGATCCTCGGCTGGGGTGACCGCCCCGAGCTGGCGCGGGCCTGTCGACTGTCCATGGGCATCGGGATGTTCGCGATGCTGCTCACGGTCTGA
- a CDS encoding M56 family metallopeptidase → MMVPAALLLLGALTAVVAPRLLARADWADREPVVALWVWQCFVAAVLLCCVLSMALSAAAAWTEVRVPLFAPAPSGVVEAYALGTGGSWAASTAVALACGGLWTGTMLVREIVRARRRRHRRRAELRLRAPLLPGEEQGTDQLVVVEGERPDAWWLAGAEPRLVITTAALRRLKGRQVDAVVAHEQGHARARHDWLLHCSAALAGGFPRVPVFAAFRDDMHRLVELAADDMASRRHGRLTTALALVGLNEDRGVFGPCSTPEDHVPQRVHRLLAPPERLTPAQRLRLTACAALVPVAPVLVAFVPGLRALAMA, encoded by the coding sequence ATGATGGTCCCCGCGGCGTTGTTGCTGCTCGGCGCCCTGACCGCCGTCGTCGCCCCGCGGCTGTTGGCCCGTGCCGACTGGGCGGACCGCGAACCGGTGGTCGCGCTGTGGGTGTGGCAGTGCTTCGTGGCGGCCGTACTGCTGTGTTGTGTGCTGTCGATGGCCCTGAGCGCCGCCGCGGCCTGGACGGAGGTACGCGTGCCGTTGTTCGCGCCCGCGCCGAGTGGGGTCGTGGAGGCGTACGCGCTGGGCACGGGCGGTTCGTGGGCCGCGAGCACAGCGGTGGCGCTGGCGTGCGGGGGGCTGTGGACGGGGACGATGCTGGTCCGTGAGATCGTCCGGGCCCGGCGGCGCCGCCATCGGCGCCGGGCCGAACTTCGGCTCCGCGCCCCGCTGTTGCCCGGCGAGGAGCAGGGGACCGACCAGCTCGTGGTGGTGGAGGGAGAGCGGCCGGACGCCTGGTGGCTGGCGGGGGCGGAGCCCCGACTGGTCATCACCACGGCCGCGTTGCGCCGACTGAAAGGACGGCAGGTGGACGCGGTGGTCGCGCATGAACAGGGGCACGCGCGGGCGCGGCACGACTGGCTGCTGCACTGCTCGGCGGCGCTGGCGGGCGGCTTTCCCCGGGTGCCGGTGTTCGCCGCGTTCCGCGACGATATGCACCGCCTGGTCGAACTCGCCGCCGACGACATGGCCTCGCGCCGCCACGGCCGCCTCACCACCGCCCTCGCGCTCGTCGGGCTCAACGAGGACCGCGGGGTGTTCGGGCCCTGCTCGACCCCGGAGGACCATGTGCCGCAGCGCGTCCACCGGCTGCTCGCTCCCCCGGAACGTCTCACTCCGGCGCAGCGGCTGCGGCTGACCGCGTGCGCCGCGCTTGTACCGGTGGCGCCCGTGTTGGTGGCTTTCGTACCGGGGTTGCGGGCACTCGCCATGGCGTGA
- a CDS encoding MarR family winged helix-turn-helix transcriptional regulator, whose product MTAGNGWTATGSGAALGDTVAKVVRQWQTVHPGLDTAPMEIIGRVNRCAALLQQAEDAPLRRAGLTRPEFDVLATLRRTGHELTPSEIVRETFASGAAVTKRLKALTERGLVERRGDTRDRRVAHVRLTDTGRDLVDSVLPEQLSYETAVLSGVEADNRRELAVLLEELLIQLEGRLGVSRA is encoded by the coding sequence ATGACGGCAGGCAACGGGTGGACGGCGACGGGGAGCGGCGCGGCTCTCGGGGACACGGTCGCCAAGGTGGTGCGGCAGTGGCAGACGGTGCACCCCGGTCTCGACACCGCGCCGATGGAGATCATCGGCCGCGTCAACCGCTGCGCCGCCCTCCTCCAACAGGCCGAGGACGCCCCGCTGCGCCGCGCCGGGCTCACCCGCCCCGAGTTCGACGTCCTCGCCACCCTGCGCCGCACCGGCCACGAGCTGACCCCCAGTGAGATCGTCCGCGAGACGTTCGCCTCCGGGGCCGCCGTCACCAAACGCCTCAAGGCGCTCACCGAGCGCGGACTGGTCGAGCGACGCGGCGACACCCGCGACCGCCGCGTCGCCCACGTCCGCCTCACCGACACCGGCCGCGACCTCGTGGACAGCGTTCTGCCGGAACAACTGTCCTACGAGACAGCCGTCCTCTCCGGCGTCGAAGCCGACAACCGCCGCGAACTCGCCGTCCTCCTGGAGGAGTTGCTCATCCAACTGGAGGGCCGCCTGGGCGTCTCGCGCGCCTAG
- a CDS encoding LVIVD repeat-containing protein has translation MTLLNNLRTRRRRLGVAATAAGLLAALLTAAPAAATPDPGDSPAAQEEVSKSDAAKTRAAIAAGDIPGQDEIVHSDNIQHVTNIPKDALPGTNSDLAFQGRYAFAGNYDGFRIFDISNPKAPKTVAQVLCPGSQNDISVSGDLLFLSTDSSRSDSSCNSTTQPASEKSSWEGMKIFDISDKRNPKYVAAVETACGSHTHTLVPERKNVYVYVSSYSPSASFPDCQPPHDGISVIKVPRKSPEKAAVVGFPVLFPGEGADGGGNPGSPTNPGVSKTTGCHDITVLPSKDLAAGACMGDGILFSIKDPENPKIIDQVQDNVNFAFWHSATFNQKANKVVFTDELGGGGAATCNAEIGPNRGADGIYEIVGKGDHRKLVFKSYFKIPRHQANTENCVAHNGSLIPVLGKDIMVQAWYQGGVSVWDFTNSSKPQEIAYFERGPISTDTLVGGGAWSAYYYNGYIYSNDMAKGFDVLKLSDRRTDPAKWVHMRELNVQTQPDYFGFGW, from the coding sequence GTGACCCTGTTGAACAACCTTCGGACGCGACGCAGACGTTTAGGAGTCGCCGCGACGGCGGCCGGACTGCTGGCCGCCCTGCTCACTGCCGCACCGGCGGCCGCGACCCCCGACCCCGGGGACTCGCCCGCCGCGCAGGAGGAGGTCTCCAAGAGCGACGCCGCCAAGACGCGGGCGGCGATAGCCGCCGGCGACATACCCGGCCAGGACGAGATCGTCCACTCCGACAACATCCAGCACGTCACGAACATCCCCAAGGACGCGCTGCCCGGCACCAACTCGGACCTCGCCTTCCAGGGCAGGTACGCCTTCGCCGGCAACTACGACGGCTTCCGCATCTTCGACATCAGCAACCCCAAGGCCCCGAAGACGGTCGCCCAGGTGCTGTGCCCGGGCTCGCAGAACGACATCTCCGTCTCCGGTGATCTGCTCTTCCTGTCCACCGACTCCTCGCGCAGCGACAGCTCCTGCAACAGCACCACGCAGCCCGCGAGCGAGAAGTCGTCGTGGGAGGGCATGAAGATCTTCGACATCAGCGACAAGCGGAACCCGAAGTACGTCGCCGCCGTCGAGACCGCCTGCGGCTCGCACACCCACACGCTGGTGCCCGAGCGCAAGAACGTCTACGTGTACGTCTCCTCGTACTCGCCGAGCGCCTCGTTCCCCGACTGCCAGCCGCCGCACGACGGCATCTCGGTCATCAAGGTGCCGCGCAAGTCCCCCGAGAAGGCGGCCGTGGTGGGCTTCCCCGTCCTCTTCCCCGGTGAGGGTGCGGACGGCGGCGGCAACCCGGGTTCGCCCACCAACCCCGGTGTCTCCAAGACGACGGGCTGCCACGACATCACGGTGCTGCCGTCGAAGGACCTGGCGGCCGGTGCCTGCATGGGTGACGGCATCCTGTTCTCCATCAAGGACCCGGAGAACCCGAAGATCATCGACCAGGTCCAGGACAACGTGAACTTCGCGTTCTGGCACTCCGCGACCTTCAACCAGAAGGCGAACAAGGTCGTCTTCACCGACGAGTTGGGCGGCGGCGGCGCGGCCACCTGCAACGCGGAGATCGGGCCGAACCGCGGCGCCGACGGCATCTACGAGATCGTCGGCAAGGGCGACCACCGCAAGCTCGTCTTCAAGAGCTACTTCAAGATCCCCCGCCACCAGGCGAACACCGAGAACTGCGTCGCCCACAACGGCTCGCTGATCCCGGTCCTGGGCAAGGACATCATGGTCCAGGCCTGGTACCAGGGCGGTGTCTCGGTCTGGGACTTCACCAACTCCTCGAAGCCCCAGGAGATCGCCTACTTCGAGCGCGGTCCGATCTCCACCGACACCCTCGTCGGTGGCGGTGCCTGGTCGGCGTACTACTACAACGGCTACATCTACTCGAACGACATGGCGAAGGGCTTCGACGTCCTGAAGCTCAGTGACCGGCGCACGGACCCGGCCAAGTGGGTCCACATGCGTGAGCTCAACGTGCAGACTCAGCCCGACTACTTCGGCTTCGGCTGGTAG
- a CDS encoding TetR/AcrR family transcriptional regulator, with protein MSPRSASVNEELRRRSRERLLQAAVELVDERGYEATTLADIADRAGSARGLVSYYFPGKRQLVQSAVHRLMHRTLEEALEREPRSEDGRERMARAVDAILELARDRPVLMRQHMAGMLQNPAGLVRCPEQQRLGALLRDTVSRHGSMDPEADYPLLRALLMGAVYAMVLPNSPLPVTTLRGELFRRYGLDWESGVPPAPEGPGGTCDRDLSRFFAT; from the coding sequence ATGTCCCCGCGCAGCGCCTCGGTCAATGAAGAGTTGCGTCGCCGTTCCCGGGAGCGACTGCTGCAGGCCGCCGTCGAGTTGGTGGACGAGCGGGGCTACGAGGCCACGACGCTCGCGGACATCGCGGACCGCGCCGGATCCGCACGCGGGCTGGTGTCGTACTACTTCCCCGGCAAGCGCCAGCTCGTCCAGTCGGCGGTGCACCGGCTGATGCACCGGACGCTGGAGGAGGCGCTGGAGCGCGAGCCGCGCAGCGAGGACGGGCGGGAGCGGATGGCGCGGGCCGTCGACGCGATCCTGGAACTGGCCCGGGACCGGCCGGTGCTGATGCGCCAGCACATGGCGGGGATGCTGCAGAACCCGGCGGGGCTCGTGCGGTGCCCGGAGCAACAGCGGCTGGGCGCCCTGCTGCGGGACACGGTGAGCCGGCACGGCTCCATGGACCCGGAGGCCGACTACCCGCTGCTGCGCGCCCTGTTGATGGGCGCGGTGTACGCGATGGTGCTGCCGAACTCACCGCTGCCTGTCACCACGCTGCGGGGCGAGTTGTTCCGGCGCTACGGACTGGACTGGGAGTCGGGCGTCCCGCCGGCCCCCGAAGGGCCCGGCGGGACGTGCGACAGGGATCTGTCGCGGTTCTTCGCTACCTGA